The Phacochoerus africanus isolate WHEZ1 chromosome 15, ROS_Pafr_v1, whole genome shotgun sequence genome has a segment encoding these proteins:
- the PBLD gene encoding phenazine biosynthesis-like domain-containing protein isoform X1, with amino-acid sequence MKLPIFIADAFTAKAFRGNPAAVCLLENKLDEDMHQKVAREMNLSETAFIRKLHPTDNFTQTSCFGLRWFTPVSEVPLCGHATLASAAVLFHKIKNVNSTLTFVTLSGELKARRAEDGIILDLPLYPAQPQDFPEVEDLIKTAIGDTLVQDVRYSPDTQKLLVRLSDIYDRSFLENLRVNTQNLLQVDNTGKVKGLILTLKGEPGGQTPAFDFYSRYFAPWVGVAEDPVTGSAHTVLSSYWSQQLGKKDMHAFQCSSRGGELKISLRPDGRVDIKGGAALVLEGTLTA; translated from the exons ATGAAGCTCCCTATTTTCATAGCAGATGCATTCACAGCAAAAGCATTTCGTGGGAATCCTGCTGCTGTTTGCCTCCTAGAAAAT AAATTGGATGAAGACATGCATCAAAAAGTTGCAAGGGAAATGAACCTCTCTGAAACTGCTTTTATCCGAAAATTACACCCAACTGACAACTTTACACAGA CTTCCTGCTTTGGACTAAGGTGGTTCACGCCAGTGAGTGAGGTTCCTCTCTGTGGCCACGCTACCCTGGCTTCTGCAGCTGTGCTGTTTCACAAAATAA aaaACGTGAATAGCACTCTAACCTTTGTCACTCTGAGTGGGGAACTAAAGGCCAGAAGAGCAGAGGATGGTATCATCCTGGACCTGCCTCTTTATCCAGCCCAACCCCAG GACTTCCCTGAAGTGGAGGACTTGATAAAG ACAGCCATAGGTGACACACTGGTTCAGGACGTCCGCTATTCTCCAGATACCCAGAAGCTTCTTGTCCGGCTCAGTGATATTTACGACAG GTCATTTCTGGAGAACCTGAGAGTGAACACACAGAATCTGCTGCAAGTGGACAACACAGGGAAGGTGAAAGGACTCATTCTCACCCTCAAGGGGGAGCCTGGTGGGCAGACTCCAGCATTTGACTTTTACTCCAGATATTTCGCTCCGTGGGTTGGTGTGGCTGAAGACCCCGTaacag GGTCTGCGCATACTGTTCTCAGCAGCTACTGGTCCCAGCAACTGGGGAAGAAAGACATGCATG cctttcaGTGTTCCAGCCGGGGAGGAGAACTGAAGATTTCACTGCGTCCTGATGGACGAGTGGACATCAAGGGAGGCGCTGCTCTGGTTTTAGAGGGCACGCTGACAGCCTAG
- the PBLD gene encoding phenazine biosynthesis-like domain-containing protein isoform X2, translated as MKLPIFIADAFTAKAFRGNPAAVCLLENKLDEDMHQKVAREMNLSETAFIRKLHPTDNFTQKNVNSTLTFVTLSGELKARRAEDGIILDLPLYPAQPQDFPEVEDLIKTAIGDTLVQDVRYSPDTQKLLVRLSDIYDRSFLENLRVNTQNLLQVDNTGKVKGLILTLKGEPGGQTPAFDFYSRYFAPWVGVAEDPVTGSAHTVLSSYWSQQLGKKDMHAFQCSSRGGELKISLRPDGRVDIKGGAALVLEGTLTA; from the exons ATGAAGCTCCCTATTTTCATAGCAGATGCATTCACAGCAAAAGCATTTCGTGGGAATCCTGCTGCTGTTTGCCTCCTAGAAAAT AAATTGGATGAAGACATGCATCAAAAAGTTGCAAGGGAAATGAACCTCTCTGAAACTGCTTTTATCCGAAAATTACACCCAACTGACAACTTTACACAGA aaaACGTGAATAGCACTCTAACCTTTGTCACTCTGAGTGGGGAACTAAAGGCCAGAAGAGCAGAGGATGGTATCATCCTGGACCTGCCTCTTTATCCAGCCCAACCCCAG GACTTCCCTGAAGTGGAGGACTTGATAAAG ACAGCCATAGGTGACACACTGGTTCAGGACGTCCGCTATTCTCCAGATACCCAGAAGCTTCTTGTCCGGCTCAGTGATATTTACGACAG GTCATTTCTGGAGAACCTGAGAGTGAACACACAGAATCTGCTGCAAGTGGACAACACAGGGAAGGTGAAAGGACTCATTCTCACCCTCAAGGGGGAGCCTGGTGGGCAGACTCCAGCATTTGACTTTTACTCCAGATATTTCGCTCCGTGGGTTGGTGTGGCTGAAGACCCCGTaacag GGTCTGCGCATACTGTTCTCAGCAGCTACTGGTCCCAGCAACTGGGGAAGAAAGACATGCATG cctttcaGTGTTCCAGCCGGGGAGGAGAACTGAAGATTTCACTGCGTCCTGATGGACGAGTGGACATCAAGGGAGGCGCTGCTCTGGTTTTAGAGGGCACGCTGACAGCCTAG